The window GAAAGCCGGCGTGGCGAACAGGTTGGCCTTCTGCGTGATGATCAGGCCGTCGGGATTCGTGGGGGTCGGCACGCTGTCGTGGCCGGCCTCCCGCAGCCGGTCCTGGAGCGCTTCCCGGGTCGTCTTCAGGGTGTTGGTCCGGATCACCAGCGGGGCCGCCTGATTCAGCGCCTTGCAAAGCGCCGCTGTTTCCTCCGGGCCGTACTGCTGGTGCCAGATCGCCACCATCCAGTCGGGCATGGAGTGGGTGAGCGCGATGGCCTCGACCGGATCGTCCGGCGGCGGTTTTTCGAGCGCGCCGGCGACGGCGCGTCGCAGCTGCGCCTCATCCTCCGGCTCGAGCGGGAGGCGGGCGCCCGGCTCGTGGAGGGCCAGATAGGCCAGCGCCCGATGCATGGTGTCGAGGTCGGGAAACGCCCACTCCAGCCACCGCCGGTTGCGCAGCATGCCGTAGACGGTCTCCGCAACGAACCCCCGATCGCGCTTGCCGAGCTGCTTGCGCTCCTTGAAAAACGTCTGCATGAGCCGATCCGCCGGATACGGCGAGGCCGTGATCCGGTCGTACAGGGCGACGACGGCGTAGAGGGCGAAGGGGCGGACGATGAGGCGCTGCGGAGCAGCGGCCGCATCCCGGTCAGGAGGCTGGGGCATCGGGGATCCAGAGGTGGGCTTTCATGTCGACACGGCCATCCGGCGTAAAGGCGACGCCTTCGTTGCGGAGCCGCTCTTCCATCACGTCCGGCCCCTCGAAACGCAGG of the Rhodothermales bacterium genome contains:
- a CDS encoding RsmB/NOP family class I SAM-dependent RNA methyltransferase, with product MPQPPDRDAAAAPQRLIVRPFALYAVVALYDRITASPYPADRLMQTFFKERKQLGKRDRGFVAETVYGMLRNRRWLEWAFPDLDTMHRALAYLALHEPGARLPLEPEDEAQLRRAVAGALEKPPPDDPVEAIALTHSMPDWMVAIWHQQYGPEETAALCKALNQAAPLVIRTNTLKTTREALQDRLREAGHDSVPTPTNPDGLIITQKANLFATPAF